The following are encoded together in the Candida orthopsilosis Co 90-125, chromosome 5 draft sequence genome:
- a CDS encoding Cln3 G1 cyclin — protein MISSSSPDAYHQTRVVQSQIKSSNSNLQQMERKSHTSTVSEYELDMLEHLLSVESHTLPNVSLIEQQPEIKLSMRPLLLDFLMEVITILNLSRSTFPLTVNLIDRYCSTRIVKKQHYQLLGLTSLWISCKNLDPKFKIPTLNDLRKICVDSYNKELFIEMEKHILKSLEWVINSPTFDAFVDMFLNMLVSVNDANSSVIKKYYNKIKLSSYYLGELFQFYPNMYFEYSSSQIAILAIMSSISTLKLPINIMTVLNFYNTLLENGTVQLTIENFQNVFKAIRVLALPNSLQQKYCVNQNNSQSLPPKTPKVSMPLTPGPSPEEKISRKRHNSQMDSSMVHERKRSCIDLGVRI, from the coding sequence ATGATCTCGTCTTCATCACCCGATGCCTACCATCAGACAAGAGTTGTACAGCTGCAAATCAAGTCATCAAACTCCAATTTACAACAAATGGAACGCAAGAGTCATACATCAACAGTTTCAGAATACGAATTGGACATGTTGGAGCATCTATTATCAGTTGAGTCACATACGTTGCCCAATGTATCGTTGattgaacaacaaccaGAGATTAAATTGAGTATGAGACCATTGTTGCTTGATTTCTTGATGGAAGTGATTACAATTCTTAATTTATCTAGGTCCACATTTCCCTTGACggtgaatttgattgatcGTTATTGCTCCACTAGGATTGTTAAGAAAcaacattatcaattgttggGATTGACCAGTTTATGGATAAGTTGTAAAAACTTGGATCCCAAGTTCAAGATTCCTacattgaatgatttgcGCAAGATTTGTGTTGATAGTTATAATAAGGAGTTGTTTATAGAAATGGAAAAACATATACTCAAGTCATTGGAATGGGTTATCAATAGTCCCACATTTGatgcttttgttgatatgTTTCTCAACATGTTGGTTTCAGTTAATGATGCAAACTCATCAGTCATCAAGAAATATTACAACAAGATTAAACTTTCATCATATTATCTTGGCGaattatttcaattttaccCAAACAtgtattttgaatattCGTCATCACAAATTGCCATTCTTGCAATCATGTCAAGTATATCTACTTTGAAACTTCCCATTAATATCATGACCGTTTTGAATTTCTACAATACGCTATTGGAAAACGGAACTGTACAATTaactattgaaaatttccaaaatgtATTTAAAGCCATTAGGGTATTGGCATTGCCTAATAGTTTACAACAGAAATACTGTGttaatcaaaacaatagtCAAAGCCTACCACCAAAAACACCTAAGGTTTCAATGCCATTGACACCGGGGCCTAGTCCAGAggaaaaaatttcaagaaagAGGCATAATAGTCAAATGGACTCCCTGATGGTTCATGAACGCAAGAGGAGTTGTATAGATTTAGGAGTTAGAATATAA